CCAGTTATACGACTAAGTCTCATTATATTTATAGTAGTAGTGATTCAACGTTCTTTGAAAACTTTTTTCCAGCCTTTCTCGGTTTCTTTGTCTTCTTCTTTGTGTTCTTGATTTCTGGCGTTTCACTTTTGAATGAACGCACTACTGGAACCCTAAGCCGGCTACTTGCAACCCCAATTCGACGGAGTGAAATTATTATGGGCTATCTAATTGGTTATGGGGGCTTTGCCATCATTCAGACTGTCCTGACCGTTGTTTTTACAATTACGGTCTTCAAGATTCACTTAGTTGGTAGTATTTGGCTGGTCTTTCTGACTAACTTATTATTAGCGTTAGTGGCTTTGACCTTGGGTATCTTTATTTCCACCTTTGCTAACTCAGAATTTCAAATGATTCAGTTTATTCCACTGATTGTTGTACCACAAATCTTTTTTGCTGGGTTGGTTCCAGTCGATGGCATGGCCAGTTGGTTGCAAGCAATTGCCCACATCATGCCGTTATACTATGGTGCTAATGCGATGACGGCTGTTGTGACAAAGGGTGCTGGGCTTGGCGATATTGGTGTCAATTTGTTAATATTAGTAGGGTTTATGGTCGTACTAACAATGTTGAATATTGTTGGAATGAAACGTTATCGGAAGGTGTGAGGATATGGAACGACCACGGATACGGGATTATTTTCAACAGGATCTAGGTCAGAATGAAACGATTACACCTAAGCAACGGGCCATCCTCCAGGCAAGTCTCGATTTGTTTGCTGAAAAGGGTTTTGACCAGACCAGTACTAGTGATATTGCACAACGGGCCGGCGTTGCGGAGGGGACGGTCTATCGGCGGTATAAGACTAAGGCTGCCTTACGGGATGCCATCTTAGCACCAATTACCGCGCACATTGTGCCAATCTTAGCGAGTGATTTTTCAGAGGATAAATTACGGCAGCGTTATCCCAGTCTACAGGCATTCGTCACAGCAATTTTTACGGACCGAGTTGCATTTGCTAAAGCTAACGTGAAAGAGTTAAAGGTCATTTTTGAAGTGGCAGCTTTTGACACCGAACGACGCGAACAGATTCTTAGCCAGATTGCGCCTAAGATGGTCAAGCAGATGGGAAGTGTCATCAATCAACTAAAAGCAGATCATTTGATTGTGGATTGGCCGAATGATTTGATACTGCAAAGTTTGTTATCGCAGCTATTCGGTTACCTAGCGCGGTTAATACTGGAATTGCCGGGAACTGAAATTGAGCGCGAACAAGCGTATTTGATTACGGTGATGACCAAAATATTGACCCCGGGTGAA
The sequence above is a segment of the Lactiplantibacillus brownii genome. Coding sequences within it:
- a CDS encoding ABC transporter permease, coding for MRTMAIVRRVFKQMLRDKRTLALMFLAPLLIMTLMYFLFQNNTTQVASLGVHHVDQSVVNVIDTKNVTIHHYDSSQARKMIKQHDLDGYLTQKNGQLTITYSNSNPTNTSLIKASLQSGLVKLKMKTLVTVTKKQRAALESQQAALKKLTAAQTQATVTKLKTAIAQAQARGDQATAEKLQKQLKQATATTSSSTQSAKATSYTTKSHYIYSSSDSTFFENFFPAFLGFFVFFFVFLISGVSLLNERTTGTLSRLLATPIRRSEIIMGYLIGYGGFAIIQTVLTVVFTITVFKIHLVGSIWLVFLTNLLLALVALTLGIFISTFANSEFQMIQFIPLIVVPQIFFAGLVPVDGMASWLQAIAHIMPLYYGANAMTAVVTKGAGLGDIGVNLLILVGFMVVLTMLNIVGMKRYRKV
- a CDS encoding TetR/AcrR family transcriptional regulator; the protein is MERPRIRDYFQQDLGQNETITPKQRAILQASLDLFAEKGFDQTSTSDIAQRAGVAEGTVYRRYKTKAALRDAILAPITAHIVPILASDFSEDKLRQRYPSLQAFVTAIFTDRVAFAKANVKELKVIFEVAAFDTERREQILSQIAPKMVKQMGSVINQLKADHLIVDWPNDLILQSLLSQLFGYLARLILELPGTEIEREQAYLITVMTKILTPGEHDQITGQ